A genomic region of Solanum dulcamara chromosome 2, daSolDulc1.2, whole genome shotgun sequence contains the following coding sequences:
- the LOC129873274 gene encoding secreted RxLR effector protein 161-like → MTRPDLAFSVQVLSQYMHCPKESHIKIALRVVRYIKKAPGLGLLMPPEDTNKLLAYCNSDWGGCVETRRSVTDYLVKFGGALISWKSKKQDTVSRSSAEVEFRSMANCAAKVTWLVGLFEELGVHTELPITMVCDSKAAIQIAANPIFHDRTKYIDIDCHFVREKINQGILKIEFTHNKDQLADLLSKSLGKAQHHLLLNELGVMNLFKP, encoded by the coding sequence ATGACTAGGCCTGATTTAGCTTTCTCAGTTCAGGTCCTAAGTCAATACATGCACTGTCCTAAAGAGTCTCACATAAAAATAGCATTGAGAGTAGTTAGATACATAAAAAAAGCTCCTGGACTTGGATTATTGATGCCACCAGAAGATACTAACAAGCTTCTTGCCTACTGTAACTCAGATTGGGGTGGTTGCGTGGAGACAAGAAGATCTGTAACTGACTACTTAGTTAAGTTTGGTGGAGCCTTGATATCCTGGAAGTCAAAGAAGCAAGATACTGTGTCCAGAAGCTCAGCTGAAGTTGAGTTCAGAAGTATGGCCAATTGTGCAGCTAAAGTTACATGGCTAGTAGGGTTGTTTGAAGAGCTTGGTGTACACACTGAGCTTCCTATAACCATGGTGTGTGACAGTAAAGCAGCAATTCAGATTGCGGCTAATCCCATCTTTCATGACAGGACTAAATACATAGAcattgattgtcactttgtaaGAGAGAAAATCAATCAAGGAATACTGAAAATAGAATTCACACACAACAAGGATCAATTAGCTGACTTGCTATCAAAGAGTCTTGGTAAGGCTCAACATCATTTGCTGTTGAATGAGCTTGGAGTTATGAACTTGTTCAAACCatga